A window of Fragaria vesca subsp. vesca linkage group LG7, FraVesHawaii_1.0, whole genome shotgun sequence contains these coding sequences:
- the LOC101300109 gene encoding UDP-glycosyltransferase 85A2-like: MGSTQLRAKELHAVCVPFPAQGHVNPMMQLAKLLYSKGFHITFVNTEFNHQRLIRSRGSDSIEGLPDFQFAIIPDGLPPSDEDATQDVPSLCYSIRKTCLGPFKELVTKLNSSFQVPHITCIVCDGIMGFGREAAKELGIPVVQFWTTSACGFMGYLQYSEFVKRGIVPFKDESFMQDGTLDKPIDWIPGMKNMRLKDIPSFIRVTNVNDIMFDYVGSEAQNCLKSSAIILNTFDEFERQVLEELSVMFPDIYTIGPLALLGRHVPESKLVKSLSSGLWKEDAKCLEWLDKQKQDSVVYVNYGSIAVMTDQHLIELAWGLANSKHHFLWIVRPDVVKGDSVVLLQDFFEEIKDRGYVTSWCPQEQVLAHPSVGVFLTHGGWNSTIETISEGVPVLCWPFRGDQLTNCRFLCTDWGIGMEVNKDVKRDEIEALVKEMLEGEKCMKMRQTAREWKKKAIEATDIGGSSYNNFERLIKVALHK; this comes from the exons ATGGGTTCAACACAACTAAGAGCCAAAGAACTCCATGCAGTTTGTGTTCCTTTCCCGGCACAAGGCCATGTTAACCCCATGATGCAATTAGCCAAGCTTCTGTACTCCAAGGGATTCCACATAACCTTTGTCAACACCGAGTTCAATCACCAGCGTTTAATCCGGTCCAGAGGCTCCGACTCCATCGAGGGACTACCGGACTTCCAATTCGCTATCATACCGGATGGACTGCCACCTTCAGATGAAGATGCAACCCAAGATGTTCCATCTCTTTGCTACTCCATCAGGAAAACATGTCTAGGCCCTTTTAAGGAGCTGGTGACTAAACTCAATTCCTCGTTTCAAGTGCCACATATTACTTGTATAGTTTGTGATGGTATCATGGGATTTGGGAGGGAAGCTGCTAAGGAACTAGGGATTCCTGTGGTTCAGTTTTGGACGACTTCTGCTTGTGGCTTCATGGGGTACCTTCAGTACAGCGAATTCGTCAAAAGAGGCATTGTTCCATTCAAAG ATGAAAGTTTCATGCAAGATGGTACACTCGATAAGCCAATTGATTGGATTCCGGGCATGAAGAATATGAGGCTCAAGGACATCCCTAGCTTCATCAGAGTCACTAATGTCAACGATATAATGTTCGACTACGTGGGATCTGAAGCACAGAACTGCTTAAAATCCTCTGCAATCATCCTAAACACGTTTGACGAATTTGAGCGTCAAGTGTTAGAAGAACTCTCAGTCATGTTCCCCGATATTTACACAATAGGTCCACTTGCTCTGCTTGGTAGGCATGTGCCCGAAAGCAAATTGGTCAAGTCACTAAGCTCAGGCTTATGGAAAGAAGACGCAAAATGCCTTGAATGGCTTGACAAACAGAAACAAGATTCGGTTGTGTATGTGAATTATGGGAGCATAGCTGTGATGACAGACCAACATCTGATAGAACTTGCATGGGGGCTTGCAAATAGCAAGCACCATTTTTTGTGGATTGTCAGGCCTGATGTTGTAAAAGGTGATTCGGTGGTTTTACTCCAAGATTTTTTTGAGGAGATTAAGGATAGGGGTTACGTAACAAGTTGGTGTCCACAGGAGCAAGTGCTAGCACATCCATCAGTTGGGGTTTTTCTAACACATGGTGGTTGGAATTCTACTATTGAAACTATATCAGAGGGTGTGCCTGTACTTTGCTGGCCTTTCCGTGGAGATCAGCTTACGAATTGCCGCTTCCTGTGTACTGATTGGGGAATTGGTATGGAGGTGAACAAGGATGTTAAGCGTGACGAGATTGAAGCACTTGTTAAGGAAATGCTAGAAGGGGAGAAATGCATGAAGATGAGGCAAACGGCAAGGGAATGGAAGAAGAAAGCAATAGAAGCTACTGATATTGGAGGATCATCTTACAATAATTTTGAGAGACTGATCAAGGTGGCACTTCATAAATAA
- the LOC101300404 gene encoding pentatricopeptide repeat-containing protein At2g33680-like, translated as MNLSSLPSLFRSSITTLLHYSRQKDLRHGKAVHAHITKTGSSSSLHVSNTLVSFYLKCGDFPTAHLIFEATPNKDVVSFNNLINACSHHHQHSSLVMRLFRRMRAENTSPNSHTFAGVFTAASSEASDVLGGRHVHAVVIKDVRSFDVFVGSCLVNMYCKMGLVGDARKVFDRMSERNSVSWATMISGYAMQRMAGEAVEVFRLMRRSEENEGENEFVLTSVVSALAVREFVDTGKQIHCVAVKNGLMSFVSVGNALVTMYGKCGSLDDALRTFELSGDKNSITWSAMICGFGQSGDSHKALDLFRDMHFSGIMPSQYTFVGVINACGDIGALREGQQVHSFLLKMGFEGQVYIMSALVDMYAKCGRVADARNGFEYIKEPDVVLWTSMIGGYVQNGEYEAALGLYCRMHKEGIMPNKLTMASVLKACSNLSSFEQGKQIHARTIKYGFSLEVPIGSALSTMYAKCGNLEDGNLVFRRMPVRDVVAWNGIISGLSQNGRGTEALDLFEEMRLGETKPDYVTFVNVLSACSHMGFVERGWIYFKMMYDEFGIAPRVEHYACMVDVLSRAGRLDEAKHFIESATIDHGIYLWRILLSACRNYRNYELGAYAGEKLIELGTSESSTYVLLASIYTSLGRREDVEQVRRMMNLRGVSKEPGCSWIELKSQVHVFVVHDEMHPHIENIYAEIRRLIKHMKDEGYQPSSITF; from the coding sequence ATGAATCTTTCATCTCTTCCTTCTCTCTTCCGCTCCTCAATCACAACACTCCTCCACTACAGCCGTCAAAAAGACCTCCGACACGGCAAAGCTGTCCACGCCCACATCACCAAAACCGGGTCCTCTTCTTCCCTCCACGTCTCCAACACCCTCGTCAGCTTCTACCTCAAATGCGGAGACTTCCCCACCGCACATCTCATCTTCGAGGCCACGCCCAACAAGGACGTTGTCTCATTCAACAACCTCATCAATGCCTGCTCTCATCACCACCAACACTCTTCTCTTGTGATGCGCCTCTTTCGACGAATGAGGGCGGAAAACACCTCCCCCAACTCCCACACTTTCGCCGGAGTCTTCACCGCTGCCTCGTCTGAAGCGTCTGATGTTTTAGGTGGACGGCATGTGCATGCTGTTGTGATCAAAGATGTGAGATCTTTCGACGTCTTTGTTGGGAGTTGTTTGGTTAACATGTACTGTAAAATGGGGCTTGTGGGTGATGCACGTAAGGTGTTTGATAGAATGTCTGAGAGGAATTCCGTTTCGTGGGCTACTATGATTTCGGGGTACGCAATGCAGCGCATGGCTGGCGAGGCGGTGGAGGTTTTCAGGTTGATGAGGAGGAGTGAGGAGAATGAGGGGGAGAATGAGTTTGTTTTGACTAGTGTTGTGAGTGCGTTGGCTGTTCGTGAGTTTGTTGATACGGGGAAGCAGATTCATTGTGTTGCGGTGAAAAATGGGCTGATGAGTTTTGTGTCTGTTGGGAATGCGCTTGTTACAATGTATGGGAAATGTGGGAGTTTGGATGATGCGCTTAGGACTTTTGAGCTGTCTGGTGATAAGAATTCGATCACTTGGTCTGCTATGATATGTGGTTTTGGGCAGAGTGGGGACTCCCATAAGGCTTTGGACTTGTTTAGAGACATGCATTTTTCTGGGATAATGCCGAGCCAGTATACGTTTGTTGGGGTCATCAATGCTTGTGGTGACATTGGTGCTCTTAGAGAAGGACAACAAGTGCATAGTTTTTTGTTGAAGATGGGATTTGAAGGGCAGGTATACATAATGTCTGCTTTGGTTGACATGTATGCAAAATGTGGTAGAGTTGCTGATGCTCGTAATGGGTTTGAGTATATAAAAGAACCCGATGTTGTTCTATGGACTTCTATGATTGGAGGGTATGTACAAAACGGGGAGTATGAAGCTGCTTTGGGTTTGTATTGCAGAATGCATAAGGAGGGAATCATGCCTAATAAACTTACCATGGCCAGTGTTTTGAAAGCATGCTCGAACCTGAGTTCTTTTGAACAAGGAAAGCAAATTCATGCCCGTACAATCAAGTATGGATTCAGTCTTGAAGTTCCAATTGGAAGTGCTCTTTCCACCATGTATGCAAAGTGTGGGAATTTAGAAGATGGGAATCTTGTATTTAGGAGGATGCCAGTGAGGGATGTAGTCGCTTGGAATGGAATAATCTCTGGCCTTTCTCAAAATGGGCGAGGGACAGAGGCCTTAGATCTCTTTGAGGAGATGCGATTGGGGGAAACGAAGCCAGATTACGTTACATTTGTGAATGTGCTCTCCGCTTGCAGCCATATGGGATTCGTTGAGAGAGGATGGATTTATTTCAAGATGATGTATGATGAATTTGGCATAGCCCCAAGAGTGGAGCATTATGCTTGCATGGTTGATGTTCTGAGCCGCGCTGGGAGGTTAGATGAAGCCAAACACTTTATAGAGTCAGCAACTATTGATCATGGGATTTATTTATGGCGTATTTTATTAAGTGCTTGTCGTAACTATCGGAATTATGAATTGGGAGCTTATGCCGGAGAGAAGCTTATTGAGTTAGGAACATCGGAATCATCTACATATGTGTTGTTGGCAAGCATATATACTTCTTTGGGCAGGCGGGAAGATGTAGAGCAGGTAAGGAGGATGATGAATCTTCGTGGGGTGAGTAAGGAGCCTGGGTGCAGCTGGATTGAGTTGAAGAGTCAGGTTCATGTGTTTGTTGTTCATGATGAGATGCATCCACATATTGAAAACATATATGCTGAGATCCGAAGGTTAATAAAGCATATGAAGGATGAAGGTTACCAACCTTCTAGTATCACCTTTTGA
- the LOC101300681 gene encoding pentatricopeptide repeat-containing protein At2g33680-like produces MAYGNAKITHRDIKLTLFMSRYRSSLFSTLQHYTRLKHLQAAKPLHAHIITTDSSSCLYIANALINLYVKSGDFLTARLVFETIPHRDVVSFNTLINAYSHHHQHSSLVLELFRRMRRDNTLSDTHSFAGVFNAAPYVNDILGGRQVHGLAVKAVSCFGVFVGSSLVNMYCKMGFVRDARKVFDEMRERNSVTWATMISGYAMHQLGGDALEVFVLMRRSEEREEENEFVVTAVLSGLMIPELVDRGKQVHCVAVKNGLTSFVSVGNALVTMYSKCGSLDDALRTFEMCGDKNSITWSAMISGFAQSGDSQKGLDLFSDMHFSGVMPTEFAFGGVISACSDIGALEQGQQVHGYMIKLGYEFQIYIMSALVDMYGKCGSISDARKGFDCVKEPDIVLWSSMIGGYVENGVNEAALSLCCKMLREGFLPNELTTASILKACSSLCTCEQGKQVHACTIKYGFGLEFPIGNALFTMYAKCGNLEDGKLVFRRMPMRDVVSWNAMISGLSQNGQGNEALELFEEMRLGGNEPDSVTFVNVLSACSHMGSVERGWIYFQMMSNEFGIAPRVEHYACMVDVLSRAGKLYEAKDFIESATIDHGICLWRILLSACRNYRNYELGAYAGEKLMELGSLESQAYVLLSSIYTSMGRREDVERVRKMMNLRGVSKKPGCSWIELKSQVHVFVAGDVMHPRIENIGVEIRKLIKHMKDEGYQPSSATL; encoded by the exons ATGGCGTATGGGAATGCAAAG ATTACTCATAGGGACATCAAGCTCACACTCTTTATGAGTCGTTACCGCTCCTCCTTGTTCTCCACTCTCCAGCACTACACTCGTCTAAAGCACCTCCAAGCAGCCAAACCTCTCCACGCTCACATCATCACAACCGATTCCTCCTCTTGCCTCTACATCGCCAATGCCCTCATCAACCTCTACGTCAAGTCCGGAGACTTCCTCACAGCCCGCCTCGTTTTCGAAACCATACCTCACAGAGACGTCGTCTCATTCAACACCCTCATCAATGCCTACTCTCACCACCACCAACACTCCTCACTTGTCTTGGAGCTCTTTCGACGCATGCGCCGCGACAACACCTTATCTGACACACATAGTTTCGCTGGTGTTTTCAATGCTGCTCCGTATGTAAATGACATCCTGGGTGGGCGGCAGGTTCATGGACTTGCTGTGAAGGCTGTGAGCTGCTTCGGCGTCTTTGTTGGGAGTTCGCTTGTTAACATGTATTGTAAAATGGGTTTTGTAAGGGATGCACGTAAGGTGTTCGATGAAATGCGTGAGAGGAATTCGGTTACTTGGGCTACTATGATTTCGGGGTATGCAATGCATCAGTTGGGTGGGGATGCGTTGGAGGTTTTTGTGCTGATGCGGAGGAGTGAGGAGAGGGAAGAAGAGAATGAGTTTGTTGTGACTGCGGTTCTTAGCGGCTTGATGATTCCTGAGCTTGTTGATAGGGGTAAGCAAGTTCATTGTGTTGCGGTGAAAAATGGGCTGACGAGTTTTGTTTCGGTTGGGAATGCGCTTGTTACAATGTATTCGAAATGTGGGAGTTTAGATGATGCGCTTAGGACTTTTGAGATGTGTGGCGATAAGAATTCTATCACATGGTCAGCGATGATATCTGGTTTTGCGCAGAGTGGGGATTCGCAAAAGGGTTTGGACTTGTTTTCAGACATGCATTTTTCTGGGGTAATGCCGACGGAGTTTGCGTTTGGTGGGGTCATCAGTGCGTGTAGTGACATTGGTGCTCTTGAACAAGGGCAACAAGTGCATGGTTACATGATCAAGTTGGGATACGAATTCCAAATATATATAATGTCAGCTTTGGTTGACATGTACGGTAAATGTGGTAGCATTAGTGATGCTCGGAAGGGGTTTGATTGTGTAAAAGAACCTGATATTGTTCTTTGGAGTTCTATGATTGGAGGGTATGTAGAAAACGGGGTAAATGAAGCTGCTTTGAGTTTATGCTGTAAAATGCTGAGGGAAGGATTTTTGCCCAATGAGCTTACAACAGCTAGTATCCTAAAAGCGTGTTCAAGCCTATGTACTTGTGAACAAGGAAAGCAAGTCCATGCCTGTACCATTAAATATGGATTCGGTCTTGAATTTCCCATCGGAAATGCTCTTTTTACTATGTATGCAAAGTGTGGGAATTTGGAAGATGGGAAGTTGGTGTTTAGGAGAATGCCTATGAGAGATGTAGTTTCTTGGAATGCAATGATATCTGGGCTCTCACAAAATGGGCAGGGTAATGAGGCTCTAGAGCTCTTTGAGGAGATGCGATTGGGGGGTAATGAGCCGGATTCCGTTACATTTGTGAATGTTCTCTCTGCTTGCAGCCATATGGGATCTGTGGAGAGAGGATGGATTTATTTCCAGATGATGTCTAATGAATTTGGCATTGCCCCAAGGGTGGAGCATTATGCTTGCATGGTTGATGTCCTGAGCCGTGCTGGGAAATTATATGAAGCCAAAGATTTCATAGAGTCCGCAACTATTGATCATGGCATCTGTTTATGGCGTATTTTATTAAGTGCTTGTCGGAACTATCGGAATTATGAATTGGGAGCATATGCTGGAGAGAAGCTAATGGAGTTAGGTTCACTAGAATCACAGGCTTATGTGCTATTGTCAAGCATCTATACTTCCATGGGTAGGCGGGAAGATGTGGAGCGGGTAAGGAAGATGATGAATCTTCGAGGGGTGAGTAAGAAGCCTGGTTGTAGCTGGATTGAGCTGAAGAGTCAGGTTCATGTGTTTGTTGCTGGTGATGTGATGCATCCTCGGATTGAGAATATAGGTGTTGAAATCCGAAAGTTAATCAAGCATATGAAGGATGAAGGATACCAACCTTCCTCTGCCACTTTATGA